The Nilaparvata lugens isolate BPH unplaced genomic scaffold, ASM1435652v1 scaffold7583, whole genome shotgun sequence genomic sequence acagaacacaattctttaaaatgattggggaaggacaaacaggcacagcccaaaactggtTCTTccccgaatatttatttatacactataaatagtccaggaagtaggttatgttccatacacttgaattcacgttcatttttcagtccaaacatttaaccttcttcttcttcatttaacTGTAAATTAGaacaaaaatttctaatttagattatttacaaaccaaattgaatatcaaaataacactcactaatcacttataattgtcaaataatgattaactttgaaaattatgatttactctagtttagaatgattatcatgtcatgtcaacaaatcagattattttgatcaagtctatTAAAACTTCTCAATAagatttctcgctgattgactacaaagctggaaataattctgtttctaTCCCACAcatgcatcttctgtttcgacagacgacgaaattatcaactgtttttctaaggataaataattgttatccttttcatggccttcagcgagttttcccagggatgagacctagtgcaatcgaatttttatatcataaacctactatgtttcaaatttagtgaaaatcgttagagccgttttcgagatccgttgaacataaataaccagataaaatatataaacagatatacagaatttgctcgcttaatataataggatacagcttaataattattttcttagtctatatcatgtaaattcttgtataattttgctgtattgtaagctattgtatataagtgtataagccagtatatattggaatctacataaataaagtactcaatcaatcaatctcttctttATAATAAGTAGCAGGTAACTAACTATTGCTCCGCAacggtctaattaaaaacttgacaaactgaaaactctacctactgaaatcttgaagaatttaaaatattgaatgaaaaagactaagaaattgtcaaaaaaccactgatttattgataattaggaagaccggtttcggttattacaccattgtcaatctctgataaactaaaactaaatacaagagcagcagaatttatactagtaggcgagtactgctattggtcaagggcatgaacgcctgccattggcctagctagacagtctcctcccactcaacggtgtgacaaaatggcagcttaagcaacagaatcgccatgataataaaatttactttcagtacaaaataagaaccaagaaaacaagtgtggaAGATAATAAAACAGATATGTAAATGGAAGAACTATTGAcaaatgtatgcttacaattttatgataaaactaaattcgtagtgttgtattggttgaaatgaatctggtcatttaaactatactgagAATTTTCCtcaattactcttgttatttctaaagcctctagaatattcaaagatctgcctttgttatctTAGGTCTATAACTATCATCGGTGAATTTGGAATCagtatgcaaaatgtcaagtgaatgagttgagtagttgagacgtgatgatgcgtcattcgtgaatttcctatcccctacctgtataagccagttctttcctctattatagtatatagtTAATTTATTGATACGTATTCTATTTGCAGTGTTCAACCTGGGTGAATACAGGAGGCATGCTACAACGGCATATAAGAGTCATGAGTTCTTTAAGCCGGATAACAAGGAGGCAATGGCTATAAGAACGCAATGTGCCATAGATGCACTTATGGATGTGTGCCAGTGGCTGGAGAATGGAGGAGAAGTGGCTGTGAGTAGTTTGtcacatttcttcttcttcttcttcttcttcttctcttcttcttcttcttcttcttcttcttcttcttcttcttcttcttcttcttcttcttcttctcttcttcttcttcttcttcttcttcttcttcttcttcttcttcttcttcttcttcttctacttctttttccgACTGTTTCTTCACCTGCTAATCCTCTTcgtcctccttcttcctcacctcctccttttcctccacctcctcctcaatCCTTCTCCTTCACATCCTCCTCTTACGTTTCCTCTTCTTATTTTCCTATTCATTCTCCTCTtccatccttctccttcacctccttcacATCCTCCTCTTACGtttcctcttcttatttttccattcattctcctcctcctactcctttatCTCATACTCTTATCCCTCTTGTTCCTTCTACACATTCTTCTCATCCGCCTCCTCCTCTTTATCCTCCTCCTTCATgtcctcttttttctcttctctcccTTCTTCAGCTCAATAtcttcctcctcgtcctccttcacctcctccttcccCACTTCCTCCacgtcctcctccttctcccccttcttcttcaccttctcttcctcctcctgtgttgatgggaaggatattattttataacattttcagagagtcgacaattatttgttgaaacaccgccgatttctGTAGTTTCAaccgaatattatattatcccaattaaaattgcattcaatctaaTCTAACCTCACCTCACCTCcttttcatgaaataaattgtgTTTAGCAACTCTTTGTGTTCACATACTGagtttttattgtattgtaccAGAATGTAAAAAACTACAATCAAATACAAGTAATAGTAGCAGTTTCTCAAAGTAAAAGTTTGTTGTTTTGGTTTctaatttatcataataatttgttgGTTTAATAGAGTTGGTAattccatagagaaacaatagcataagtagatatcccatggtatagggcgtttatgtcgcaacttttactgttatctcaagccgatagtccacgtagttctttcctgtggagctatgtgacgctggtagtctctcatattgtgccgttcatacactctcatccccaacaaaacagtaaaattcatcaataatcaacagtaatcggcttgagataacagtaaaagttgcgacataaacgccctataccatgggatatctacttacccTATTGGTTCTCTATGGTAATtctaagtaataataatttgttttgtaaatttAATTTGCAATCTATTAATTATCAAATACGACAActatattgttataatattctaaaaaaCACTTAACTTGAATGGGCCACTCTtaacaaattcatttattaatttatttcccacatttcaacttgaaaaatgaCTCAAGTTATggttgaaactagtcgttgtaatattttaaataataaagggtacttactacaagttttcatattgttcttattaatttgttaGAATTCTGTTCGTTTTTCAGGTATTTGATGCCACCAACTCGACAATTGAACGTCGGAGGATGATCGAGGATATAGTAGTGCACAAAACAGGTTACAAGCTGTTTTTTGTCGAGTCTGTGTGTGACGACCCTTCTATCATAGAACAGAATATTATGGTATGCtaaaacttattatttttttcatttatttatcctaaaaatatcggggcaccgagcttcgctcgttatttttatttattgataaacagaacacaattctctaaaatgatcgtgtgtaTATTTTACAGATGGCTATACGGGtatgtcagcttatgaatttcggggatggattttgattttccacagaatcactcgctcactttttactatccacagacgacgaaagtctcagctgtttcagacaaggatgaattattcttttaatgtcgctcagcgagtttttccaaggatgagacctagtgcactcgaatttttatatcataaacctgctatgttccaaatttcgtgaaaatcgttagtgccgttttcgagatccgttgaacataaatatccacatataaaaaatataaacagaaattgctcgcttaatataatagtatattcatttaattgtaaGCCTGATTGCACGAACACCTGTAAAgatttaatcataattaaacgccacgagaaccaatcagagaaggttttttttagaaaaaaggcttctctgattggttctcctggtatttaatcacgattaaaatttaaatggCTTTTGCGCAACTGGCATCCAAGAATTTATCATGAAATGGTCTCAGAACTCCATTAAACGGTAAAATATTTGATCAACAGTCTTTGATGGTGCAGTAGGCAATCTTTTATCAAATAGGGAATTAGATCttcaaatgaaatttaaatCTAATCTTCAGACTTcagataattattaattctttcAATAGGCTCCAATGTTTGTTTCCATTACaaactgcttgttaataatcatttttgaataactaaattacgacatagcagtcagatatttattgaccgagcgaagtgaggtctaagattcaagtcgacggtttggcatttctcttaatgtttgaatgtttatatgttgcgcatttacagcgaaacgcggtaatagattttcatgaaatttgacaggtatcttccttttttaattgagcttcgacgtatatacgttattgtaaattttgcatttcaaggataataaaaaaggaaaaaggagcctccttcatacgccaatataagagtaaaaaatcagactatagaattattcatcataaatcagctgacaagtgattacacagatgtgtggagaagccagtctattgctgtatttccataaggtctatagttttaaatcaggtacttgtggatgagaatactgcgtgaggtctactgttcacagaactactagtatttatttttcaacagtGAGTGTTGAGGAAGGGC encodes the following:
- the LOC111060124 gene encoding 6-phosphofructo-2-kinase/fructose-2,6-bisphosphatase 3 isoform X2, whose protein sequence is MMDDTTTPGERANYVNSPHVIAMVGLPARGKTYISKKLSRYLNWIGINTKVFNLGEYRRHATTAYKSHEFFKPDNKEAMAIRTQCAIDALMDVCQWLENGGEVAVFDATNSTIERRRMIEDIVVHKTGYKLFFVESVCDDPSIIEQNIMVC
- the LOC111060124 gene encoding 6-phosphofructo-2-kinase/fructose-2,6-bisphosphatase 3 isoform X1, translated to MAEADYWSQGWKFLNKETWFVGERANYVNSPHVIAMVGLPARGKTYISKKLSRYLNWIGINTKVFNLGEYRRHATTAYKSHEFFKPDNKEAMAIRTQCAIDALMDVCQWLENGGEVAVFDATNSTIERRRMIEDIVVHKTGYKLFFVESVCDDPSIIEQNIMVC